A genome region from Stenotrophomonas maltophilia includes the following:
- the bcsF gene encoding cellulose biosynthesis protein BcsF, with amino-acid sequence MTTDQQLWTLIVACALVMIPFGAMLGTLWRGLRRRAARWLPPRHLRRAGVRQRAPRRAA; translated from the coding sequence ATGACCACCGACCAGCAACTCTGGACCCTGATCGTCGCCTGCGCGCTGGTGATGATTCCCTTCGGAGCCATGCTCGGCACGCTGTGGCGCGGGCTGCGCCGCCGTGCCGCACGCTGGCTGCCACCCCGCCATCTGCGCCGCGCCGGTGTACGCCAGCGTGCGCCGCGGAGGGCTGCATGA
- the bcsG gene encoding cellulose biosynthesis protein BcsG encodes MSPQMAPASPFAWADLRGWNLYFLSKVVLAWMGALDLKILPNLLFLGALLIPLRWRWARIARTVVAVPVGVALYYQDTWWPPFRRLLVQPGVLDFSADYWLELAQRFINWQMVAVLVMLVLAYVLLKPWLRITTLSVLGMLGLAVMAIPMPAGWNWGQGTATAATASTGGTSGGGLPPANNETLNAWLASFYQQQASLKTSFPAPGSGAPFDVIILNICSLAWSDLDEVGLRQNNLLDHMDVVFDDFNSATAYSGPAAIRLLRASCGQTSHTALFDPVPAECQLFSNLQHLGFQSELAMNHDGHFDDFIGELHQYGGLQAQPMDISAFPKALVAFDKSPLRRDGDVLMAWWKQRLAGTSQQVALFYNTISLHDGNRIVGADGRSNAADYKARAEMVLGDMAGFVDAVEKSGRRAMIVVVPEHGAALHGDRMQIPGMREIPSPSITHVPVGVKLIGMGAPAAGGPRHVPEPSSYLAVSELVSRVYALNAQSPPSERNWDSLLKGLPQTPSVSENEGAKVIEYAGKPWLQLQGSQTWSPYPEEAR; translated from the coding sequence ATGAGTCCGCAGATGGCACCCGCATCTCCCTTCGCCTGGGCCGACCTGCGTGGCTGGAACCTGTACTTCCTGTCCAAGGTGGTACTGGCCTGGATGGGCGCGCTGGATCTGAAGATCCTGCCCAACCTGCTGTTCCTGGGCGCGCTGCTGATTCCGCTGCGCTGGCGCTGGGCACGCATCGCGCGCACCGTCGTCGCGGTACCGGTGGGCGTCGCGCTGTACTACCAGGACACCTGGTGGCCGCCGTTCCGGCGCCTGCTGGTGCAGCCGGGCGTGCTGGACTTCTCGGCCGACTATTGGCTTGAACTGGCCCAGCGCTTCATCAACTGGCAGATGGTGGCGGTGCTGGTGATGCTGGTGCTGGCCTACGTGCTGCTCAAGCCGTGGCTGCGCATCACTACCCTGAGCGTGCTGGGCATGCTTGGCCTGGCCGTGATGGCGATACCGATGCCGGCGGGCTGGAACTGGGGGCAGGGTACCGCCACCGCAGCCACCGCCAGCACCGGAGGCACCTCAGGTGGCGGCCTGCCGCCGGCCAACAACGAGACGCTCAATGCATGGCTGGCCAGCTTCTACCAGCAGCAGGCCAGCCTCAAGACCAGCTTCCCCGCACCGGGCAGCGGCGCGCCGTTCGACGTCATCATCCTCAACATCTGCTCGCTGGCATGGAGCGATCTGGATGAAGTGGGGCTGCGCCAGAACAACCTGCTCGACCACATGGACGTGGTGTTCGACGACTTCAACTCGGCAACCGCCTACAGCGGCCCAGCAGCGATCCGCCTGCTGCGCGCCAGTTGTGGCCAGACCTCGCACACCGCGCTGTTCGATCCGGTGCCGGCCGAGTGCCAGCTGTTCTCGAACCTGCAGCATCTAGGCTTCCAGAGCGAGCTGGCGATGAACCATGACGGTCACTTCGACGACTTCATCGGTGAACTGCACCAGTACGGTGGGCTGCAGGCGCAGCCGATGGACATCAGCGCGTTTCCCAAAGCGCTGGTGGCGTTCGACAAGTCACCGCTGCGCCGCGATGGTGATGTGCTGATGGCGTGGTGGAAACAGCGGCTGGCCGGGACCAGCCAGCAGGTGGCGCTGTTCTACAACACGATCTCGCTGCACGATGGCAACCGCATCGTCGGCGCCGATGGCCGTTCGAATGCCGCCGACTACAAGGCACGTGCGGAAATGGTGCTGGGTGACATGGCCGGTTTCGTCGATGCGGTGGAGAAGAGTGGCCGCCGCGCGATGATCGTGGTGGTGCCTGAGCATGGCGCGGCCCTGCATGGCGACCGCATGCAGATTCCGGGCATGCGTGAGATTCCCAGTCCATCGATCACCCACGTGCCGGTGGGCGTGAAGCTGATCGGCATGGGCGCGCCGGCGGCCGGCGGCCCACGTCATGTGCCCGAACCGAGCAGCTACCTGGCGGTGTCCGAGCTGGTGTCGCGTGTGTACGCGCTCAATGCCCAGTCGCCGCCGAGCGAGCGCAACTGGGACAGCCTGCTGAAGGGGTTGCCGCAGACACCGTCGGTATCGGAGAACGAAGGCGCCAAGGTCATCGAGTACGCCGGCAAGCCCTGGCTGCAGCTGCAGGGCAGCCAGACCTGGAGCCCCTACCCGGAGGAGGCGCGCTGA
- the bcsR gene encoding cellulose biosynthesis protein BcsR, translated as MPADILAVPVTLSVEEDDIDLLRRSLDMPGLPYVDFSAQQERARALARWPLLAELEPRR; from the coding sequence ATGCCTGCCGACATTCTTGCCGTGCCGGTCACACTGTCCGTGGAAGAGGATGACATCGACCTGCTGCGCCGCAGCCTGGACATGCCGGGCTTGCCCTACGTGGACTTCTCGGCCCAGCAGGAACGTGCACGGGCGCTGGCGCGCTGGCCGTTGCTGGCCGAACTGGAGCCGCGCCGATGA
- the bcsQ gene encoding cellulose biosynthesis protein BcsQ, producing MSTVLSLQGIHGGTGVTTVLAALGQGLHAQGQRVLLVECSPDQMLGLHLGLPADVDNGWARAQLDGTDWRDAAYAVAAGLAVLPYGRVDAEAAMHIEQQLQQAPATWAERIPLLEAQFDWILFDLPQRLPAHAAAINQHARCTLPLRLACVDPVSHVFLQRQPDDTRLLLANRYDPVIPVQRDLMQLWLHAHGARLVPQPLHEDARVPSALASKQPLGRYATDSLAAADVDGLVLWCLAEAARRQAAAGGR from the coding sequence ATGAGCACCGTGTTGTCGCTGCAGGGCATCCATGGCGGAACCGGCGTCACTACGGTGCTTGCCGCGCTGGGCCAGGGCCTGCACGCCCAGGGGCAGCGTGTGCTGCTGGTCGAATGCAGCCCGGACCAGATGCTCGGCCTGCACCTGGGTCTGCCTGCCGACGTGGACAACGGTTGGGCGCGCGCGCAGCTGGACGGTACGGATTGGCGTGATGCCGCCTACGCCGTCGCAGCAGGACTCGCGGTGCTGCCCTACGGTCGTGTCGACGCCGAGGCCGCGATGCACATCGAACAGCAGCTGCAGCAGGCACCGGCCACCTGGGCCGAACGCATTCCGCTGCTGGAGGCCCAGTTCGACTGGATCCTGTTCGACCTGCCGCAGCGCCTGCCGGCGCACGCTGCGGCCATCAACCAGCACGCGCGCTGCACGCTGCCGCTGCGCCTGGCCTGTGTCGATCCGGTCAGCCATGTGTTCCTGCAACGACAGCCGGATGACACTCGCCTGCTGCTGGCCAACCGCTATGACCCGGTCATTCCGGTGCAGCGCGACCTGATGCAGCTGTGGCTGCACGCGCACGGGGCGCGGCTGGTGCCGCAGCCGCTGCACGAGGATGCGCGGGTGCCGTCCGCATTGGCCAGCAAGCAGCCACTGGGCCGCTATGCGACCGATTCGCTGGCTGCTGCCGATGTGGATGGCTTGGTGCTGTGGTGCCTGGCGGAGGCCGCACGGCGCCAGGCCGCGGCGGGAGGACGCTGA
- the bcsA gene encoding UDP-forming cellulose synthase catalytic subunit has protein sequence MGARVYYLDWGRLRERVHASWPTRAMLWLLQCVGWAFLRLEGPAWQAQAPRLRNAFPQIQGDRRWRPGDPLRLLIQAMWLSVVRLVPQPSLRRQRLAQARRERIAELRGAAGRGRLRYLRAMRDAPSEFWNSRVAAWFGRKVGSLSPRSRHLLTLLVGLATLGLAALCITQPFTYLAQFVFVALLWAIALLVRRMQGRYATLVLVVLSITVSCRYLWWRYTATLNWNSTFDLVCGVVLLAAETYSWLVLMLGYVQVAWPLRRRPAPLPADIRQWPTVDVLIPTYNEDLALVRHTVYAAMGLDWPADKLRIHILDDGKREEFRAFAERAGVNYITRADNRHAKAGNLNHALTLIDGELVAIFDSDHLPVRSFLQITCGWFLRDPKLALVQTPHHFFSADPFERNLQVFRSDPNEGELFYGLVQDGNDLWNAAFFCGSCAVLRREAIDAIGGFATETVTEDAHTALRLHRNGWNSAYLRIPQAAGLATDSLGAHVNQRIRWARGMVQIFRIDNPLLGKGLSLFQRFCYANAMLHFLAGIPRLVFLTAPLAFLLLHVYIIYAPALAILLFVVPHMAHASLTNARIQGKYRRPFWGEVYETVLAWYIARPTTVALFSPDRGKFNVTDKGGTQAGDRFDWRVAQPYLVLALLNVLGLCFAVWRFMHGPLDERGTVVVSSLWVLYNLLIIGGALAVAAEVQQVRRTHRVTTHLPMALQVPDGRRLRGVLQDYSNDGVGVELGEDAQLAEGQRVQVLLGRGRREFAFPARVQRTVGQRLGLLLLFENERQRVEFAQCTFARADAWLDWHAGYQPKSLPRSLWSVLVLGWRGYRRMGDFAPFDLDRPAHWNRRLLRWLASFAPQRPLPSHPADPAADPGLRP, from the coding sequence ATGGGTGCCCGCGTCTATTACCTGGACTGGGGACGCCTGCGTGAGCGGGTGCATGCGTCCTGGCCGACGCGGGCAATGCTGTGGCTGCTGCAATGCGTGGGCTGGGCGTTCCTGCGCCTGGAAGGGCCGGCGTGGCAGGCACAGGCCCCGCGCCTGCGCAACGCCTTCCCGCAGATCCAGGGCGACCGTCGCTGGCGCCCGGGCGATCCGTTGCGGTTACTGATCCAGGCCATGTGGCTGTCGGTGGTGCGGTTGGTACCGCAGCCTTCGCTGAGGCGGCAGCGGTTGGCCCAGGCCCGGCGCGAACGCATTGCCGAACTGCGTGGCGCGGCCGGTCGCGGCCGCCTGCGCTATCTGCGCGCCATGCGCGATGCGCCCAGTGAATTCTGGAACAGCCGCGTGGCGGCCTGGTTCGGCCGGAAGGTGGGCAGCCTGTCGCCACGTTCGCGGCACCTGCTGACCCTGCTGGTCGGGTTGGCCACGCTGGGGCTGGCGGCGCTGTGCATCACCCAGCCGTTCACCTATCTCGCACAGTTCGTGTTCGTTGCACTGCTGTGGGCCATCGCGCTGCTGGTGCGGCGCATGCAGGGGCGCTATGCGACGCTGGTGCTGGTGGTGCTGTCGATCACCGTGTCCTGCCGTTACCTGTGGTGGCGCTACACCGCCACGCTGAACTGGAACAGCACCTTCGACCTGGTCTGTGGCGTGGTGCTGCTGGCGGCGGAAACCTATTCGTGGCTGGTGCTGATGCTGGGCTACGTGCAGGTGGCCTGGCCGCTGCGTCGCCGTCCGGCGCCGTTGCCGGCCGATATCCGCCAGTGGCCGACGGTGGATGTGCTGATTCCCACCTACAACGAAGACCTGGCGCTGGTGAGGCACACCGTGTACGCAGCAATGGGCCTGGACTGGCCGGCCGACAAGCTGCGCATCCATATCCTCGATGATGGCAAGCGCGAAGAATTCCGCGCATTCGCCGAGCGTGCCGGGGTCAACTACATCACCCGCGCCGACAACCGCCATGCCAAGGCCGGCAATCTCAACCATGCGTTGACCCTGATCGATGGTGAGCTGGTGGCCATCTTCGACAGCGATCACCTGCCGGTGCGTTCGTTCCTGCAGATCACCTGCGGCTGGTTCCTGCGCGACCCGAAACTGGCGCTGGTGCAGACCCCGCACCACTTCTTCTCGGCCGATCCGTTCGAACGCAACCTGCAGGTGTTCCGCAGCGACCCCAACGAAGGCGAGCTGTTCTACGGTCTGGTGCAGGACGGCAACGACCTATGGAACGCGGCGTTCTTCTGCGGCTCCTGCGCGGTACTGCGGCGCGAGGCCATCGATGCCATCGGCGGGTTTGCCACCGAGACCGTCACCGAAGATGCGCACACCGCGCTGCGCCTGCATCGCAACGGCTGGAACTCGGCCTACCTGCGCATTCCGCAGGCGGCCGGCCTGGCCACCGACAGCCTCGGCGCGCACGTCAACCAGCGCATCCGCTGGGCACGCGGCATGGTGCAGATCTTCCGCATCGACAACCCGCTGCTGGGCAAGGGCCTGAGCTTGTTCCAGCGCTTCTGCTACGCCAACGCGATGCTGCATTTCCTGGCCGGCATTCCGCGCCTGGTGTTCCTCACCGCGCCGCTGGCGTTCCTGCTGCTGCACGTCTACATCATCTACGCACCGGCACTGGCCATCCTGCTGTTCGTGGTGCCGCACATGGCCCACGCCAGCCTTACCAACGCGCGAATCCAGGGCAAGTACCGGCGACCGTTCTGGGGTGAGGTGTACGAGACCGTGCTGGCCTGGTACATCGCACGGCCCACCACCGTGGCGCTGTTCAGCCCGGACCGTGGCAAGTTCAACGTCACCGACAAGGGCGGTACCCAGGCCGGTGATCGTTTCGACTGGCGCGTAGCGCAGCCCTACCTGGTGCTGGCGCTGCTGAACGTGCTGGGCCTGTGCTTTGCCGTGTGGCGCTTCATGCATGGGCCGCTCGACGAACGCGGCACGGTGGTCGTCAGTTCGCTGTGGGTGCTGTACAACCTGCTGATCATCGGTGGGGCGCTGGCGGTGGCCGCTGAAGTGCAGCAGGTGCGGCGCACGCATCGCGTCACCACCCACCTGCCGATGGCGCTGCAGGTACCCGATGGCCGCCGCCTGCGCGGCGTGCTTCAGGATTACTCCAACGATGGCGTGGGCGTCGAGCTCGGCGAAGACGCACAACTGGCCGAAGGCCAGCGCGTGCAGGTGCTGCTGGGGCGCGGCCGCCGCGAGTTCGCGTTCCCGGCGCGCGTGCAGCGCACGGTCGGCCAGCGACTGGGCCTGCTGCTGCTGTTCGAGAACGAACGCCAGCGCGTCGAGTTCGCCCAGTGCACCTTCGCCCGCGCCGATGCCTGGCTCGACTGGCACGCCGGTTACCAACCCAAGAGCCTGCCGCGCAGCCTGTGGAGCGTGCTGGTCCTGGGCTGGCGTGGCTATCGGCGGATGGGTGATTTCGCACCGTTCGACCTTGACCGCCCGGCACACTGGAACCGTCGCCTGCTGCGATGGCTGGCCAGTTTTGCTCCGCAACGTCCGCTTCCTTCCCACCCGGCTGACCCAGCCGCTGATCCAGGGCTTCGTCCATGA